The following coding sequences are from one Humulus lupulus chromosome X, drHumLupu1.1, whole genome shotgun sequence window:
- the LOC133805456 gene encoding stearoyl-[acyl-carrier-protein] 9-desaturase 6, chloroplastic-like has protein sequence MQLLGSSSSINLPWIPRGLHNPNSIQVSVMAAAPPPPLKLHRTHSMPPEKEEVFKSLEGWATKSILPLLKPVEKSWQPQDFLPDSTKSDEEFFEEVRALRDRTAELPEEYLVVLVGDMITEEALPTYQTMINTLDAIRDETGVDSSPWAQWTRGWTAEENRHGDLLRTYLYLSGKVDMVMIERTIQYLTGAGMNPKMENNPYMGFVYTSFQERATFVSHGNTACMAKKCGDPVLARICGSIAADEKRHENAYVKIVEKLLEVDPNDAMIGIANMIKKNITMPAHLMFDGCNPKLFEHFSAVAQRLGVYTVNDYADILEFLIERWRLEKIQGLTAEARCAQDFVCRLAPRIRKLHERIDEKARNNIDQPLRLKFSWIFNKEIAL, from the exons ATGCAGCTTCTGGGATCTTCTTCTTCCATAAATCTTCCATGGATTCCACGTGGACTCCATAACCCAAACTCAATCCAAGTCTCCGTCATGGCCGCCGCCCCACCTCCGCCGCTAAAGCTCCATCGAACCCACTCGATGCCACCCGAGAAAGAAGAGGTGTTCAAGTCGCTAGAGGGCTGGGCCACCAAGTCCATTCTCCCGCTTCTAAAGCCGGTGGAAAAATCATGGCAGCCCCAAGATTTCCTACCCGACTCAACCAAGTCCGACGAAGAATTCTTCGAGGAGGTCCGTGCGTTACGTGATCGGACGGCTGAGCTTCCAGAAGAGTACTTGGTTGTGCTGGTTGGAGATATGATCACGGAGGAAGCTTTGCCTACGTACCAGACCATGATAAACACCCTCGACGCTATCAGAGACGAGACTGGAGTTGACTCGAGCCCGTGGGCTCAGTGGACCCGTGGCTGGACCGCCGAAGAGAATCGCCACGGGGATTTGCTTCGAACGTATCTGTACTTGTCCGGTAAGGTCGACATGGTCATGATTGAGCGGACCATTCAATACCTTACTGGAGCTGGCATG AACCCAAAAATGGAGAACAACCCGTACATGGGATTTGTGTACACATCATTCCAAGAAAGAGCAACATTTGTGTCTCACGGCAACACAGCCTGTATGGCGAAGAAATGTGGGGATCCAGTGCTGGCACGCATATGTGGGAGCATTGCAGCTGATGAGAAGCGCCATGAGAATGCTTATGTGAAGATAGTGGAGAAGTTACTAGAAGTGGATCCCAACGATGCGATGATTGGAATTGCTAATATGATTAAAAAGAATATCACAATGCCAGCGCACCTCATGTTTGATGGGTGCAATCCCAAGCTGTTCGAGCACTTCTCAGCTGTGGCTCAGCGACTTGGTGTGTACACAGTAAATGATTATGCTGATATCTTAGAGTTCTTGATTGAACGATGGAGGTTGGAGAAGATACAAGGATTGACGGCTGAGGCTCGGTGCGCACAAGACTTTGTTTGTCGTTTGGCTCCAAGAATTAGGAAGTTGCATGAGCGAATTGATGAGAAAGCTCGTAATAACATAGACCAACCGCTTAGACTCAAGTTTAGCTGGATCTTCAACAAGGAGATTGCTTTATAA